GCTCGCGGCTGCGGCGGTCAGTCTAGCCGCAGGGGTGGTCGTGGGGCAGAAGCTACTACCCCGCACTGCAGGAAACAAAGGCAGGTTAGGGAAGTGGACCCTTAAGTAGGGAGGCGGAGAGATCCAGCTGCCCTCTCcgctcctccctcctcttctttctcctacACTAACGGCCCGCGCCCGGGTCCCTCTACCCCACCCTGCTCCACGCCATGACCCACGTGTACAGAGGCTGCAGTTGTAAATGCGACGTCTTCTGGGGCGCCTGGTATCCATAGGAGTCAAAACCGCCGATGAAATCAACTGTGGAAGGGCAGATGGCACGTGGTTAGAGATGGGCCTGTGACAGGGATAAGTTATGGGAGGCTGGGTCCTGAAAGGGAGGAATCTGAGGCCAGACCCTGTACAGGGCCTTAGGGGTTGGGCTTTGCTGCAGTGTCCTGATGGACAGGCCAAGGCCCAAGAGGATAGAGAGCTGGGGGGTGGATGGGGAGGGCGGCCCTTTAAGGGAGAAGGCTGGGGGGAGGCAAGACctgttgggggtgggagtgggatgaactgggaatgGGCGGTGCTTGACAGGAATGGGGCTGTGGAGCCCCTCAGAGCAATAGGAAGGGGCCTAAGGGAGCAGGTAGGGGGGCAGTGCTGGAGCCTTGGATTGGGCATCTGGACGTCTGGGCCTCAGCCCAGAATGGGCTGGCTATGCAGATCCCCACTCACCCTGCTGCCTCTTCTTCCCCAGCCCCCAGAAGGGCCCCttaaatcaggggtccccaacccccaggccacagaccggtactggtgttaggaactgggccgcacagcaggtaAGCGgcaggcaagcgagcgaagcttcatctgtatttacagccgctccccattgctcacattaccacctgagctccacctcctgtcagatcagcaacggcattagattctcataggagcaagaaccctactgtgaactgcacatgtgagggatctaggttgcacgctccttatgagaatctaatgcctgatgatctgaggtggagctgaggccatgatgctagtgctggggagcggctgcaaatacagattatcattagcagagaggtttgactgcacagagaccataataaatcaatgcacttgaatcatcccgaaagcacccctccatccccccatccatggaaaacttgtcttccatgaaaccggtccctggtgccaaaaaggttggggaccgctgccttaaATGGCCCAGGGCTCCCTCCTGCTCTGGCCCCTGTCCAGGGTGCTGACTGCGTGGGGTGGCACGCGGCCAGGTTTCCCAGTTCCCTAGGGGCTCCGCACTCACAgctgtcctcctcctccaggaataCTTTGCTCACGTAGCAGGCGAACACGAAGCCGAACAGCTGGGGGAGGACACAGCGcatcagggagggagggagggaggagagggaagctCTTCCTTCAccccctgcctggccctgcccacccctgctGGGGGGGCCATGTGTGCTAAGAGGAGGGCAAACCCATAACAACTTCAAATCAAATGACTGCGCCTTAAACTTAATATACCTGGTTCTATTCTCCGTTCTGGGAGTGTGATTTTGGACAATTATCttacctctttgagcctcagtttccccagttgGACCTGGGCAATACCTTACTGGCTTGTTAAGAGGAAAGAGGATTATGTAACTGTGTGTGTAAAGTGCCtagggcagggctgggacaggCAGGGGGACAGGAGAACTCACAGCCAGGAAGATCTGCAGGGCACTGCTGAGTGCTTCAATGTAGGGATAGTCAAGCAGGCAGCCGGTGACCGAGATGACGTGGTGGTCCTCCAGGGCCAGGCGGGAGTTCAGGACAGGTGTCACCAGGCAGCCTGGCCCGTTCTCCATCCACCAGGAGCGGTGCAGGGATGTGTTGAAGGTCATGATGAAGTCCCGGTCCTAGGGGCAGAGGGGCCTAGGATACTGAGCTTGGGccggaggtggggggggggggaggggcggaaATCCTCCCCAGGCTCcagaagactttttttcttttttttggcagcaccGCACttcttgtgggatcctagttccctgaccagggatcgaacccgggccccggcagtgaaagtgcggagtcctaaccactggaccgccagggaattccctccagaAGACTTTATATAAGGTCTGCTTCACACCTGGGTTGTAACAGCTTCCTTTCCTGGCTTGATTTGTGAAAGGTATGGAGGAAGTCTGTATCTGCAAGTCTACATTTGGCCAGTAGGTGGCGCTTGATGACCATGCAGGCCTCACTGTATCACAGATGGAAGGGGCTGGTTCAAACCCACGGGAGTCTCAGAATTTCAGGGCTGGAAGGGACATTAATGGTGACCGGGTCCAATTATCCAGCTGTTGGTGAAATCCTCAATACAGACCCCTTCACAGCCCATTCAGCCTCTCCACTGCTCCctgtgtgtgaccctgggcaaaccTCTCCTCTTTAGACCTTGGTCTCCCCTTTTGAAATGGAGAAGGGGCTGGCCTACATCAGAAGTTCTTACCCACGTGTGCATCTATGTTTTCCTCAATCCATTCATTCAGGCAGTCCATTAACAAATATTCACTGCATGCTGACTTGGTGCCAAGCTCTGAGATGTTCGATCTCCTTTCATCCCCTCAGCAACCACATGAAATTTGGGTTTCTATTAACTATACTtactagatgaggaaactgaagctcagagagggtaagccACCCTCTGGACTGCGAGGGAATTCCCcatcatttgtttttaagaagtACGGAGGATGCCAGAAATGAAACCgtagggatgggggatggggagcaCAGATTACTTGAATGTGTAGAGGGCGGTCTCTTCAAGAGATGATGCCCCTGAGACCCACACCACAGGGGCCCTTGGGGCAGGGGATGGGAAAGGTCAGGCTCTGCCCTCTGGCACTGCCAGGCCTAAGGCTTACCTGGGACAGCTGTCCAACCTCCAAGTAGAAGCAGATGATAAACGCATTCCAGCCAACCCAAAGCACCAGCCAGGCTGCATACTGGGGAAAGCAGAAGTGGGATCAG
Above is a window of Balaenoptera acutorostrata chromosome 1, mBalAcu1.1, whole genome shotgun sequence DNA encoding:
- the NKAIN1 gene encoding sodium/potassium-transporting ATPase subunit beta-1-interacting protein 1 isoform X3, whose protein sequence is MGKCSGRCTLVAFCCLQLVVTVASACSFPQVAALERQIFDFLGYQWAPILANFLHIMAVILGIFGTVQYRSRYLILYAAWLVLWVGWNAFIICFYLEVGQLSQDRDFIMTFNTSLHRSWWMENGPGCLVTPVLNSRLALEDHHVISVTGCLLDYPYIEALSSALQIFLALFGFVFACYVSKVFLEEEDSFDFIGGFDSYGYQAPQKTSHLQLQPLYTAG
- the NKAIN1 gene encoding sodium/potassium-transporting ATPase subunit beta-1-interacting protein 1 isoform X1, with the protein product MGKCSGRCTLVAFCCLQLVVTVASACSFPQVAALERQIFDFLGYQWAPILANFLHIMAVILGIFGTVQYRSRYLILYAAWLVLWVGWNAFIICFYLEVGQLSQDRDFIMTFNTSLHRSWWMENGPGCLVTPVLNSRLALEDHHVISVTGCLLDYPYIEALSSALQIFLALISSAVLTPMDTRRPRRRRIYNCSLCTLRGSSFCPTTTPAARLTAAAASSGQDGRRAPWRLADRTAAWVGLIWVRSGFGLGA
- the NKAIN1 gene encoding sodium/potassium-transporting ATPase subunit beta-1-interacting protein 1 isoform X4 encodes the protein MGKCSGRCTLVAFCCLQLVAALERQIFDFLGYQWAPILANFLHIMAVILGIFGTVQYRSRYLILYAAWLVLWVGWNAFIICFYLEVGQLSQDRDFIMTFNTSLHRSWWMENGPGCLVTPVLNSRLALEDHHVISVTGCLLDYPYIEALSSALQIFLALFGFVFACYVSKVFLEEEDSFDFIGGFDSYGYQAPQKTSHLQLQPLYTAG
- the NKAIN1 gene encoding sodium/potassium-transporting ATPase subunit beta-1-interacting protein 1 isoform X2, with amino-acid sequence MGKCSGRCTLVAFCCLQLVAALERQIFDFLGYQWAPILANFLHIMAVILGIFGTVQYRSRYLILYAAWLVLWVGWNAFIICFYLEVGQLSQDRDFIMTFNTSLHRSWWMENGPGCLVTPVLNSRLALEDHHVISVTGCLLDYPYIEALSSALQIFLALISSAVLTPMDTRRPRRRRIYNCSLCTLRGSSFCPTTTPAARLTAAAASSGQDGRRAPWRLADRTAAWVGLIWVRSGFGLGA